Proteins from one Sabethes cyaneus chromosome 2, idSabCyanKW18_F2, whole genome shotgun sequence genomic window:
- the LOC128734694 gene encoding protein lin-54 homolog: MDVDEDYSLDDAADEFGMHSLEEGGFVGSDDLVEYSAGEDDLEEDGNIIIKTEDCVEDTLPKSVINSSNLTVKRVTNSGKPMTLQRIAPKSSVNVIRTTNSAGKVVLIQRQPPSTVPVKLLNNARPAAMTTNTTSYHLVKNEGSVMMRPKVAASSTVRRMVAAAAPDSAAKKAPTHVVIQTKSSTAGTTTKTVTVAEAHQMGLLNNKVKQMVSVAKPKPVGPLTAKSPVKILPGSSTGNTPTTGTLVKLKQSPGASGQHHRVLIKANPASGATKTVGQHQKLLLPQSAIQAGQQTGQIQAINIPGKGIQYVRFLNQNSPSTSSRPVTGRKIVQVVNKPSAASITASATGSKVFVQNNKTYVLSNGNVATARAVNSSSMRAIPSSTTQTLVRKTIVSAEGNQIGYVKKEPDATHYVAVVRKEDGRSPETVTTLSASQLSQLQGTTISTGGAKTKIVMVPSDYAVRSVKNSSFGTTLHGSSNNNTPAIISVKRESMSGSEDENRKGPSIGTAYPDEAYKKRPCNCTKSQCLKLYCDCFANGEFCYNCNCRDCYNNLDNEEERQKAIRATLERNPSAFKPKVCAVSAAEDSLRQHTKGCNCKRSGCLKNYCECYEAKIPCSNNCKCIGCRNTEQFSKEFEYTTGLVSSAIAAGSEAGVAIGVDLEHLSGDDSMADGGGGQVEACLANISSSSVALATGGLGECSTASSGSGLKRSNPAEPDLTQFPPSKQPYNFMTPDVIEATVQCMIAQADECQKRGCNIRTAERMILEEFGRCLVEIIDFSTKSDS; the protein is encoded by the exons ATGGACGTCG ATGAGGATTACTCACTGGATGATGCTGCTGATGAGTTCGGAATGCATTCTCTTGAAGAGGGTGGCTTTGTTGGTTCAGACGATCTGGTAGAATATTCAGCTGGTGAAGACGATCTAGAAGAAGATGGAAACATTATTATTAAGACGGAG GATTGTGTTGAAGACACTCTTCCCAAGTCAGTAATAAACAGTTcaaatttgacagtaaaacgAGTGACGAACTCCGGTAAACCCATGACACTTCAGAGAATTGCACCTAAATCTTCAGTAAACGTAATTCGTACAACTAATTCTGCCGGTAAAGTGGTTCTTATACAAAGACAACCCCCGTCGACTGTACCTGTAAAGCTACTCAATAATGCAAGGCCGGCGGCAATGACAACCAATACTACATCGTATCACTTGGTCAAAAATGAAGGCAGTGTTATGATGCGACCCAAAGTAGCAGCTTCTTCAACCGTACGTCGAATGGTCGCTGCAGCTGCTCCTGATTCTGCTGCTAAGAAAGCACCAACACATGTTGTGATTCAAACAAAGTCATCTACAGCCGGAACTACGACAAAAACCGTAACAGTAGCGGAAGCACACCAAATGGGGCTATTAAACAATAAAGTGAAGCAAATGGTATCGGTCGCAAAACCCAAACCCGTAGGGCCGTTGACTGCTAAATCACCAGTTAAAATTTTGCCAGGTAGTTCCACTGGAAACACGCCTACTACTGGAACATTAGTCAAGCTTAAGCAATCTCCTGGAGCTTCCGGGCAGCACCACAGAGTTCTCATCAAGGCAAATCCGGCTTCGGGAGCAACTAAAACAGTGGGACAGCATCAAAAACTGCTTTTGCCGCAAAGTGCTATCCAGGCGGGTCAACAAACGGGACAAATACAGGCAATAAACATTCCCGGAAAGGGAATCCAATACGTACGTTTCCTAAATCAGAACTCTCCAAGTACCTCTTCGCGCCCTGTCACTGGGCGAAAAATTGTACAAGTTGTAAATAAACCATCAGCTGCGAGTATCACTGCATCCGCGACCGGCTCTAAAGTATTCGTGCAAAATAACAAGACTTACGTGTTAAGTAATGGCAATGTGGCGACCGCACGTGCCGTTAACTCGTCGTCAATGCGAGCCATACCCTCATCGACAACACAAACTTTAGTACGGAAAACAATCGTCTCAGCGGAAGGAAATCAAATCGG ATATGTTAAGAAAGAGCCTGATGCAACCCATTATGTAGCAGTTGTTCGGAAGGAAGATGGTCGATCTCCGGAAACTGTTACTACATTATCTGCGTCGCAATTAAGCCAGTTGCAGGGTACAACAATTTCGACTGGAGGTGCCAAAACAAAGATCGTAATGGTTCCATCGGATTACGCAGTCAGATCTGTTAAAAACAGCTCTTTCGGGACGACGCTCCATGGTTCTTCGAACAACAATACACCAGCAATAATTTCGGTAAAGCGTGAATCGATGAGTGGATCAGAGGACGAAAACCGGAAAGGTCCATCGATTGGGACGGCTTATCCTGACGAAGCATACAAGAAACGACCGTGTAATTGTACAAAGTCCCAGTGCTTGAAGCTGTACTGTGATTGTTTCGCTAACGGAGAGTTTTGCTACAACTGCAACTGTCGCGATTGCTACAACAATTTGGACAACGAAGAGGAACGACAGAAGGCAATTCGAGCAACGTTGGAGCGCAACCCAAGCGCGTTCAA gccaaaagtTTGCGCGGTAAGTGCTGCAGAAGACTCATTGCGTCAGCACACTAAAGGTTGCAACTGCAAGCGGTCCGGCTGTTTGAAAAACTACTGCGAGTGCTACGAAGCGAAAATCCCCTGCTCGAATAACTGCAAGTGCATAG GTTGTCGCAACACCGAACAGTTTTCGAAAGAGTTCGAGTACACAACAGGACTGGTGAGCAGCGCGATAGCGGCCGGTAGTGAAGCGGGTGTTGCAATTGGTGTCGATCTGGAACACCTATCCGGGGACGACAGTATGGCAGATGGTGGCGGTGGTCAGGTTGAGGCTTGTTTAGCGAACATTTCTTCCTCTTCTGTTGCGCTCGCAACCGGTGGACTTGGAGAATGTTCGACTGCTAGCAGTGGCTCGGGATTGAAACGTTCTAATCCGGCTGAACCGGATCTTACACAGTTTCCACCTTCTAAGCAGCCGTATAACTTCATGACACCGGACGTGATTGAGGCAACGGTGCAGTGCATGATCGCACAAGCAGACGAGTGCCAGAAGCGGGGCTGTAATATACGTACAGCGGAACGTATGATACTGGAAGAGTTCGGACGCTGCCTCGTCGAAATAATCGACTTTTCTACTAAATCGGATAGTTAA